The genomic stretch CCGGCGGATCTTGGCAGTCAGAGAGTCGGCGGGCCCTTTTGATTCAGACACCTTCGGCTCCTCCTTCTGAGAGGTGCAGGCAACAAGCACAACGCCGATCGCCATCGCCAGCGAACAGGTCTTGATAGATGACTTCATGGTTCACCATCCGGGAGATTAATTGCTGCGGTTGAAGCACCCCGTCCGAAGCGTCTTCGTTCTAATGCCCATCGGCTTCGTTTGTCAACACGAAGAGAGTTGCCATCAGCGCGGCACAGGAGGCGTTTCGGTTGGAATCTCGTCATCGTCCAATCCCGTCTTCATGACCGTGTCTGCGTAACCCAAAGACACGTAACCCAAAGAAGGCTCGACTTTTGGGGACCAGTCTGTTAGCCTCACTGTGGAGTTCAGCAGATCGAACGCTGCTGTTTTTGTTATTAGCTTTTAGGAGCCTCCCGCTGACTGTTTGGAGAGTGTTTGACTCTGCTTTCTCATCCTCTTTCCCGCAAAGCCTCGGAAGTTCCTCATAACCAGTTCTAGGAGAACTATGAGTAAAAAAATCTACGTCGGAAATCTGTCGTATCAAACGACGGAAGCCGACCTCACCACCCTGTTTGAACAGGTTGGTCAGGTTGATTCAGTTAATGTTATTACGGACCGGGACACCGGACGCTCGAAGGGCTTTGCTTTTGTCGAGATGAGCAATGAGGATGCTGATAAGGCGATCACCCAGCTCAATGGAACAGAGGTGAATGGCCGCACTCTGACAGTCAATGAAGCGCGGCCGCGCGAGGAGCGCTCAGGCAATCGCGGCGGCTACGGCGGAGGACGCAGCAGTGGCGGCGGCGGTGGCCGAGGTGGCTACGGCGGCGGCGGCGGCGGCGGCCGCTACTAAGGCCGGCCCGTACGCAGAGTGAAGAACGATGGATGGGATCATCGAAAGTGTATCCTGTCCATCTCCTTCAGTCATCGAGCTGCGGAGACGATTGCACGGAACCAGCGAGATAGAACGCTCCAATCAATCTGCCCCCTTCAGCAAACACATTTTCAAGAACCACTGCTTCCATAGAATGCAACAACAAACTTTGGAGCAGTGCACCGAAAGAGAGATTCATGAGTTTAAACAGTTTTAGCGAGCTGGGCCTGTGTGCTCCGCTTGCAGATGCACTTGAGAAACAAGGCATCACCGATCCAACAGAGATTCAAACGAAGACGATACCGCACGCGCTTGCGGGACGAAACATAATGGCTTCGGCGGAGACGGGTTCAGGCAAGACGTTGGCCTTTCTTCTCCCCATCATTCAGCGGCTGAGCGGTCCCGGCCCGACGCGCGCTCTTGTACTCGCTCCAACCCGGGAGCTAGCTCTGCAGACTGAAGCAAACGCGAAAAGCTACGGCCGCACGGCCGGGCTTCGCACGGTGGCGGTTGTGGGCGGCGAGAGCTTGCCCAGACAGATCAGGGCGCTTCGAACCGGCGTTGACATCCTGGTTGCAACGCCCGGCCGGTTGAACGATTTGATCGAGCGAGGCACGGTGCCGCTCAAGGCGGTTGAGGTGCTCGTGCTCGACGAGGCGGATCGAATGCTCGACATGGGCTTTCTGCCGCAGGTCAGGCGAATCATCAAGCATCTTCCCACAAAGCGTCAGACTATGTTATTGACGGCGACGCTTTCTCGAGATGTAGAACGGCTAGCCCAGGAATTGCTGGCGAACCACGTTAGAGTTGAAGCATCCAGAGTGGCGCAGACCGTTGCGACACTCACTCAGAAAGCCTTCGCAGTGCTCTCGCACGCTAAGACTCCAATGCTGCTTGCATTGCTCAGAGAGCACTCTGGGGAAAGCTTTCTGGTCTTCACACAGACCAGACGGTGCGCCGACAGAGTGGCGCGAATACTTACGGCCAACAAGCACGACGTCGTCACGCTACATTCTGATCGCAGCCAGGCGCAGCGCAATAAGGCGTTGGACAGCTTTCGTTCCGGACGCGTGCGGGTCCTGGTAGCCACGGATGTTGCCGCCCGCGGTATTGACGTGGATGATATCTCATTTGTTATAAACTATGAGGTGCCCGCGACCGCTGACGATTACATCCATCGCGTCGGGCGAACAGCTCGCGCGGGCCGGAACGGCGCGGCTCTAACACTGGTAAGCCCGGAAGAGGAATCGACGCTGGCATCCATTGAGCGGATCGCGGGGATCAGGCTGGAGCGCTCGAGGCTGATGGGGTTTACCGATGGCAGGTCCGAGGAGCAGGTAAGATTGACGAGTGAGATTGGCCGGCTCCGCTCGTCTTCAACGCGCTCCTTCAGGGCGAATCGCGCATCGCGCTAGATAGTCTCGCTTATCCGCCGGCCATCGTCTAGCAATCGTCAACGGCGAGTCGTTGGCGCGAAGAATAAACACGATGTGACCCGGGTTCGCAACCCGGGCCACGCGATGGAAAGAGGTGACATCATTCCAAAAGAAGACATGATTCCGGTTGATGGAACTGTAGTCGAGTGCATGGGAAACACCACCTTTAAAGTGAAGATAGCCGAGGGGCACGAGGTGTTGGCCCACCTCTCCGGTAAGATGCGCAAGCACTACATCCGGGTCCTGGCGGGTGACAGGGTGACCGTTGAGTTGTCGCCTTACGACCTGACCAAGGGGCGCGTGACCTTTCGTCATCGAAGCTAGACTACAAGGTTGGTTATCGCGCCTTAGCTTGACCACAGCCTCCACTGTGTATACTCTAGATACATCTGCAATGGTGTAGAAAGCCATCCGGTCTAGTGGTAGCCGGTATGACTCCACGGAATGCCACTTAGTGGAGTCTTCGATGCAAGCGCCGGTCAATCACCTCGATGACAATTTACGAACTCTCGCCGCCATATGCCTTGGTTCGGTCTTCGCAACTTTGCCGTCGGTTTTGACTTTCTACTGATAAGAGGTAGCCCAGGATCTCGCTTAGCGCGAAAGGGCGGCAGACGCATGATGACCAACCTGGTTGATATGGAAGTTGCCAAAGGCCGGCTCGCGTCTGGTGAACGGCCCTACGCGTTTGAGATAAGCGATCACGTCACATTGGTTGGGCCTGCTTGCGGATTCGGAGCTGATTATCTACGTCATCTTCGTACCGAAGGGCGATACGCAGAGAGTTTCGAAGAAGCGACTCAAATAGCCGATGCGAGAGGCGCGACCATCATAGGGATCTGGTTTGTGAAGAGCTAGCTGCTTACAAGCGCCATGCGGAAACGGGTGAGCGCTGGCAGCGTTAAGTTTGTCCAACAGCGTATCGAAAGACGGGATAGACAAGTGAGATCAACGAAATTAGTAGATGAGCAGCCCTGGGCCCGACCCTGGTGGCAATATTCAGAGGGAAACGGTCCCGTTCTGTTTTATATCGCTGCTGTTCACGTGCTTGCGGTGGTGGGTTTGCTCTTATTCCCCTTGCCTGGTTGGCGCGTGCTGGCAGTGGCTCTCGCAGTCGCTTCAATCGGGGGCGTTGGAACATCCGTGTGTTATCACCGCAGCCTTGCTCACCGCTCTTTGCGGCTGAATCGCGTCGTAGAGAATGTGCTCGTATTCTTCACGATCTTCAACGCATCGGGTGAGCCTATGTCTTGGGTGGCCAATCATCGCCATCATCACGCGAAAGCGGATACTGTCGAAGATGTCTCGAGCCCTCGCCACGGAGGCTTCTGGTGGGCGCATATCAAATGGGTTTATCAATGGTCGGGCTCGGAAGTCAGCCGCTGGTGCCCTGATTTGAATCAGCCCAGATACAAGGTGTGGAAGAAGCTCCAAACGCCGATCATTGCGCTTTCAGTATTCTCGGGGCTAGTTTGGGGATGGGAAGCGTTTTTCTGGATTGGCGCGATCCGGTTGGTCTATGCGCTGCACTTTCAAATGTTCGTCAACAGCTTACTTCACATGACGCCCGGGCTGCCTGAGGGCGTGGATTCCAGTCGAAACATCTGGTGGCTCGGTCCGTTGCAGTTTGGGGCGTGGGGCGAGAACTGGCATAAGAATCATCACTCTGATGCAAACGCGGCAAGGTTCGGGCGCAGATGGTGGCAGATTGATTTCGGATGGTATGTGATCTCGGGACTCAAGGCGCTCAGGCTTGCGAGCGACGTCCGGCCAACAAGAGACAGCCTTAAGAGAGAGACCAGTCCGGGCAAAATGACACCCGCGGATGCTGCGGCTTTGAGCAATCAGTAAGCATTGGAAACAGAAATGAGTACGCTCGATCAAAAACTCCTTCAGACCATTTTGGTGAAGATAGACAGTAATCTGAGCCAGGGGATTCTACCCGTGCACAACGGTCACTTAAAGGACCTCTCTGCTGAAGCGGATGTGCTCGAGTACCTGCTCTTTATGAAGAAAGAGGGATTGATCAGCGGCGACTTAGTGACCAAGGGCACCAACAGCACGCCTTTTAGGATGACCAATATCAGGCTGACATACTTAGGTATCAGGGTGCTCAGATCGTAGCTCGAGATCGACGATCGTTGTAATGAAAGGAAAGTATTTTTGATGGCGATAAATACCACCTCAAAGGGAGACGACGCTCGTCTTTCAGGCCGCTCTCATAAAACACGGGGCGGCGAGAAACAAGCGCTGGTAGCGCGTGTTGAAATTGCCGAGGCTTCTCGATGTGAGAGAGACGCAGGCGATCAAGTAAACCGTTTCCTGCTTTGCACGCTGGTCAGCGAATCTTCAAAACGAATAAAGGCCAGCGCGGAGAGAGCCGGCGAATCAATGCCGTTGGCGACGATTGTCAGGGGCGTTCTGCGGGCTTATCGCGTGGCGGCCGCGGATAAGGACGGGCCGTTGTCGGGGTCGGAGCTGGATATTGACGGACTCAAGAGGCTGAACGAAAAAGTTCTCAAGGGTGAGATCGCGCGGCACACGCGCGAGAGGGTTAAGAATAGCGAAGCGAGGCTTGCCCGGGCGGAGCGACTCGGTGATGACTCTAGGATCAAGGCCGAAAAGAGCGAGCTTGAGCTTGCGATCGAAGTGCGTCACCGGCTTGCCGAAGTTTATCGTTGAACTGTTTCGATGTTATTCGCAAAGCATAGTTGCTTTTTCCAATCTGGAGGGAATATGAAAATGAAGATGGGCGACGTACTCGCCTACAAGGATTCGGAGGTTTCAGTGCGCTACGGCACCGGAGTCGTCACTGCCATAACGACCGATGAGTATTCCATTCTTTGGTCAGGGCGCGGCTTGACCAAATACAGGCGCGCGATTCTCGATGACAAATTGGAAGAGATCTTTCAGCGGGTGGACAAACAAGCGGGACTTCCGAAGCAGCGCCACCTTCATCTCGGCACATCCAAGGTCGGAGTGCCCTTCAATGAGAACTACGATCGCGCGAGAGTTGAATTGCTGTGTGAGCAGCTGAAATTGTCAGGAGCGCGCAAGGCGAAAGACGTGGCGGATGGCCTGGCCGCGGAGTTGTTCACCAAGAAGCTTGCGCTGCGCGGCGCGGCCAAGAACGTATTACTGCAGCTTGCCGAGCTATGCAACACTCGCAGCTCCGCCAGCGATGAAGCTCAAAACATAAGCAGAGAGCTGTTCTTCGGTTATGTGCTTCAGAAGTCGGATTTCGTAGTAGCCGAAGTCGAGAAATGAATAGCGGGTAGACGCGTCCCTACGATTCGTTGATCGTAAGAGCGTCCGGCTCCGTAGCGGGAACATTCAACTTGGTATTTCCTTCTCGCGCGGCAATCAGCTTGACCTTCTTCAGCTCGGTTCCCTTGATTCCGAAAAAAGTCGCCATTTGGATGATCTGGCTGGGGCTCACGAAATCGTTTGGGTCGGAGCAGAACTTCCCTATGCCGGGGTCGAACTCGCGGCAACCCATTCGCTTGGGTATGTTCAGGCCGAATGTGCATTCGCCGCTTGTCGTGTACTGCAAACAGAACTCACAGATTATCATCTTTCGCCCCCGTTTCAGCGCATCAGGATCCCGAACACAATCGCGATAACAACAACGATTACCAAGGGTATCAAAACCTTGGTGGTTCTTGCCAGGATGCCGATCCAAAGATCGCTGCCGCCATTCACGATTCTACTACCGCTTCTCGATCGGCGGGAGTATTTGGTGGAACGGGGTTGAAACTCGAAATCACCAGACGCTCCCCGTCGATTCCGCAGTAGTTGTCCTCTTCAGGATATTCTCGCTTGCAAACCGGGCATACCTTTTCAGTCGCCTTTGTGTCTGTTGCCATGCATTGCTCCTTGTGACGTACCGGCTCAATTCTACAGATGGACTTTCACGCACAAGCGTGAGTCTCGTAGGAACGTGAGTAGCAAAGATCTTACATCGACTGGTGAGCTGTTTACCTCAGGTGGTCTGGGGGATTCCAGAGAAGCTGAGAAGGGAGTTAGCTATGCTCGGTTCTTCAAAACCATATCCTAGGGGTATGGGTTTGTCAACGGAAGTCACCTTTTGGCCTGTCGCGTTTGACAATGTTCAGAGCTTTGCTATAGGCTGAAAGCCCGTGAAGGGAGAAGCAGTAGCAATCATCCCTGCGCGGTACTCCTCGACTAGATTGCCGGGTAAACCCCTCCTCCTCTTGGCAGGAATGCCGATGATAATGCACGTCGTTGAGAGAGCGTCACGAGCCCGGTTGGTTTCGCGGGTGATCGTCGCGACCGACGACGAGCGAATTCTGGCGGCAGTTCGAGCCCATGGCGGCGAAGCGCAAATGACTTCGCCGGCACTCACATCGGGCACTGATCGTGTCGCCGAAGTTGCGGCGGAACTTGATTCGGAGTTCATCGTCAACGTGCAGGGAGATGAACCGCTTATCGACCCCTCAACCATCGACGCTGCTATTGAGCCGCTAATCCACGATTCGCAGATTCAGATCAGCACTACTTCCGAGCCTGTTGAAACAGTCGAAGATGTGTTCAGCACGAGCGTCGTGAAAGTCGTCACCGATTCGCGGGGGTTCGCATTGTACTTCTCGCGCTCCCCAATTCCTTACCTTAGACTCGGGGCCGGGGTCACGCTCGAGGAATCGTTGCGCGCCAATTCAAACTTGCTATCTAACTATCGTAAGCACTCGGGACTGTACGCCTATCGCGCCGAATTCCTGCAGCAATTCGCTCGAATGGAGCCCTCGCCGCTTGAACGACTTGAAGCGCTCGAGCAGCTTCGCGCACTGGACAACGGAGTCGATATTCGAGTTGTACCGGTCGAGCATCGGTCGATAGGTGTCGACACTCAGCAGGACTACGAACGAGTAAAACGGTTGATTGAGGAGAATCCATCATGACCAAGTTCATTTTTGTCACCGGCGGAGTGGTTTCGAGCCTTGGCAAAGGACTGGCCGCTGCTTCGATCGGGTGCTTGCTTGAAGCGCGCGGTCTGAAAGTTACTCTTCAGAAACTCGACCCCTATATCAACGTCGATCCGGGAACGATGTCGCCTTTCCAGCACGGCGAAGTCTTCGTCACCGACGACGGAGCCGAAACAGATCTCGATCTGGGCCACTACGAACGATTCACTCACGCCGAGCTTTCTCAAGCCAACAACTGGACGACCGGACGTATTTATCTTTCGGTCATAAACAAAGAGCGGCGAGGTGACTACCTCGGGAAGACGATTCAGGTTATTCCGCACGTCACCAACGAGATCAAGGACGCGATACGTTCTGTAGTCGATTCAACCGACGTTGTGATAGTGGAAGTCGGTGGCACCGTAGGCGACATCGAGTCGCTGCCGTTTCTTGAGAGTATCCGGCAACTCGGCAACGAAGTCGGCCGTGAGAATGCTCTGTTCATTCACTTGACGCTGGTCCCGTTCATCGCCGCTTCGGGGGAGCTGAAATCAAAGCCAACTCAGCACTCAGTGAAGGAGCTTCGCGAGATTGGTATTCAACCGGACATTCTGCTGTGCCGCTGCGACCGCCCGCTGCCGAAGGATATGAAGGAGAAGATCGCGCTGTTCTGCAACGTGCGCGAGGAAGAGGTCATCACCGCGCAAGACGTGCCGACGATCTACGAAGTGCCGCTGATGTTTGCGCGCCAGGGCCTCGACGACATGATCGTGAAGAAGCTCGGTCTTCAGGCCGCGGAGCGTGATCTGCGCCGGTGGTCGGAGCTTGTCGAAACAATCAAGAAACCCGATGCGACCGTGAGTATCGGCATAGTCGGCAAGTACGTCGAGCTTGAAGACTCGTACAAGAGCTTGCACGAAGCGCTCGTTCACGGCGGCATCGCCAATCGACTGGGTGTACAGATTCGGTGGATCGAATCCGAAGACCTGATGGACGATCCGAACTGGGAAGAGCGGTTGCGCGATTTCGACGCTATCCTTGTTCCCGGCGGATTTGGCAGAAGAGGCATCTCAGGCATGCTGCGCGCGATCAACTATGCGCGGCGTGAGCAGACGCCTTATTTCGGCATATGCCTGGGAATGCAGTGCGCGACAATCGAGTTTGCGCGCAACGTGTGCGGGCTTGAAGGCGCCGATTCGACCGAGTTTGACGACGACGGGCCCCATCCGGTGATCTTCAAGCTGCGCGATCTGATCGGAGTCGAGGTGATGGGAGGGACGATGAGACTCGGAGCGTATCCCTGCAATCTTCAACCGGGCTCGCTGGCCGAGAGAATCTACAAAGCGAGTGAGATAAGCGAGCGCCATCGCCATCGCTACGAATTCAACCCTCGCTACGAAGACGAGCTCGGTGGCAACGGGCTGGTTTTCTCTGGCAAATCACCCGATGGAAAGTTTATCGAGATAATCGAGATCCCGGATCACCCCTGGTTCCTGGGCTGCCAGTTTCATCCCGAGTTCAAATCGAAGCCGCTGAATCCTCATCCGCTCTTTGTGTCGTTCGTTCGCGCTGCGTATGAACATCGCGTGCGCGATGAAGCTACCGGAGACCGCGCTGGAACCGGCGCGCCGCGTGAAGAGCACGAATGGAAGATCGGCGCGTCGAGTGACTAGCCGCGCGGCCACGATTTGACCGCGCCATCTCACAGTTACGCGTTGAACCGCCGGTTCATTTCATTCCGCTTGACTTGATTCCGGCCAATACATAAGATACCGCCTCTCGATGGGAGCGAGATCGGTCAGCCCTGATGGTCCGCCTGTCGCGGCCTCATTTTGAACCTCACTCAACTGGTCGCCGATGGCTCAACGGTGCATTCACGAGCGGTAACACGGCAACCAAACAACTTGGAGGAACCCATGAAAAGAACAGCTTGGAGAGTACTAAGTCTAGCTCTGTGCCTAGCGATGACGGCGTTGATAGCCGTTGCCCAGAACACAACAGCGGCAATGGCCGCGCCCAAGAAACCCGCGGCTCAGAAGGCTAAACCGATGGCGGACGCACAGCCGCAGCAGTGGTCATCGATTACTGTGGTTCGCGTCAAACCGGATATGGTTACCGAGTGGCAGGACCTGCAAAAGAAGGTCGTCAATCCCGCGCTCAAGAAAGCCGGAGTGAAAGAACGAAGCGTCTTTGAGACTGCGGTGTTCGGCGAGTCGTACGAGTACGTGGTGATAACTCCGATCACAAGCTTCGCCCAGTACGATGAGCCAATGTCGCCGTTGCGAAAAACTCTCGGCGAGGATGCTTTTCGGGACTACCAGGCCAAGGCGCGTCGTTGCATCGTTAGCTCACACACTTTTGGCGACCTGGCTCGGCTTGATTTGAGCTACATGGGCAAGATGATGACGATGACCGGGCCCCCTAAACTTGCGGTGGTGAACTCGCTCAGTATTGTCCCAGGCCGCGCGGCGGCGTTCGAGAACCTCGTGAAAAGCGATGTTCTGCCGGTGATGAAAAAGGCAGACGTGATCGGCTACTTCATCAGCCAGACCATGTTTGGCGGCGATGGTTACGGCTATACCTCGGTGGTCTTCTACGACTCTTTCGCGGAGATCGGCAAGGGATCGCCTTTCCTGCGGGTGCTCGGCCCGGCGGGAGCTGCAAGCTTTTTCGCAAAGTTTGCCGGAGTAGTAGCGCATCAGGAGAGAGCGGTCGTGCGCTTCAATCAGGACCTTAGCTTCTCCGCTGCGCAATGATGGTTGTGCTCACGGAATAGCAGTAATGCCGGGCGCTCATCGTTCGAGCGCCCGGCAGCGCTCCGCCGACCGTACCCCATCAGCAAATCACTCTACTCGATTACCCTCGGTTTGATATACTCCTTTGCTGTAATGACCACCTGTTCCAAGTGCAACCAGGCCTCAAATGTTTTGAGGATCTTGAAGTGCGTGTTGTGCTTTAAGCCGGTGTGCGAGAAGTGCGCGATCAGACGCTATGCTCAGAGGTTCTGCTCGCAAGATTGCGCGAGGTCATTCTTGCTCGACGAGAATGGAGACATAGGAGAGGAATCCTAAGGCCTGGTCGGCAGGAGCTCGAAACCATGAACTTGATCGAACGACCGCGAAGGCTGCGCCGCACTGAAACGTTACGCGCGCTCGTGCGCGAAACCAGATTGTCCCCGGACGACTTAGTCTATCCGCTGTTTGTCTGCGAAGGCGAAGGTGTGCGCCGCGAGATCGGTTCGATGCCCGGCGTGTTCAACTTTTCGATCGATGAGCTGGTCAAGGAAGTCGAAGGTGCGCGCGGCGTCGGCGTGCGATCGGTGATCCTTTTCGGCGTGCCAGATGAAAAGGACGCCGTTGGCAGCCAGGCCTACGCTGAGGACGGCGTCGTGCAGCGCGCGATTCGAGCGGTGAAGCGCGAAGTAAAGGGCACGCTGGTAATCGCCGATAATTGTTTGTGCGAGTACACCGATCACGGCCACTGCGGAATGATCGAAGGCGGCGAGGTGCTTAACGATCCGACTCTTGATGTGCTCGCCCGCACTGCGGTCGCGCAAGCGGAAGCCGGCGCCGACATTATCGCGCCCTCGAATATGATGGACGGGTTCGTTGCCGCGATTCGCGAAGCACTTGATGACCGGGGCTTCGAGCACATCCCGATAATGTCTTATGCGGTGAAGTATGCTTCGGGCTTCTACGGTCCGTTTCGGGAAGCGGCGCAATCGGCTCCTCAGTTTGGCGACCGGCGAGGCTATCAGATGGACCCGGCGAACGCGCGCGAGGCGCTGCGCGAGGCCGAGCTGGATTTTGAGCAGGGCGCCGATATCCTGATGGTGAAACCCGCGCTTCCCTATCTCGATATCATTCGCGCTGTTCGAGAGCGGTTCGATCTTCCCGTCGCCGCCTATCAAGTGTCCGGCGAATACGCGATGATCAAGGCCGCGGCGAGGCTGGGTTGGATAGAGGAGGAACGCGTTGCGTTGGAGTCGCTTACTTCGATCAAGCGCGCCGGTGCGGGCATCATTCTCACCTACTACGCGCGTGAGCTCGCCCAGCGGCTTGGCTAATCAGTTCGCAGGCCAACCCGCCGAATGATGAATCCTGAATACAATAATCTGATGGCGTGCTACAGTTCTGGTCGCGTAAGCTACCGTGCCGTATAATCGTCCCAGCCATGGCTTTGATTCACAAGGAGCGACCAATGACGCCAACGATGACAATAGACGAAGTCGTGCGGGACATTCACGCCCTCGAAGCCGACCTGGAAAACTACGAGCGCAAGTACGGCATCCTTTCCGAGACGTTTTATGAAGCCTACCATTCGGGCGAAGAACCAGCGGATGATGCGTGGATGTTGGATTGGAGTGATTGGGCTGGAGCGTATGAAATCCGGGAGCGCCGTCGCCAGGAGTATCAGGAGTTGATTCTGAATCTGACTGCGCAGACCTCACTCTCAGAAGTCCTGAAACGAGTCGCACGCCGTGAACCACTTGAAACTCGCTAAATGAGCACGAAAAACGGCTCACCCCGGCTCACCCCGGCCGGCACGAAAAAGGGCCTGCTTTCAGAGCAGGCCCTTTCCCGGTCTAACGAACTCCGTACTCCGGTCTATTGCCAAACTCGCTGTTGCACGATTGGCTGCGAATCCGTTTCGTCCGCAGCGGCCAGCAACAACTGCTCCCCGGAACGGAACACCTTGAATAGGGTGATGCCGCACGGCGGTTTGGTTATGCGAATGACGCGAGTGGCGCCGTTCGGCAAGAACACTCCGAGCTCCACGCCGTTGATCGTTCCTTTGCTCAGGTACTTCCGTCCTGCCTTCTTGATCTTGGGAGACTTCGAGAACGTGAAAAAGGTGGTTCCCGATGCATCAGACGAGACCTCGACCACGGTAGTGTCTGAGAACACAACCTCACTGCCCACTGCCGGTGGCGTTGTCAGCAGGAATAGCCGAAAGTCATCTTGGATGAACATGCTGCTGGTGTCTATAGTTGGCCCTACGTCTGAAATCACGAAGTTCGCCGCACTTATTATCGATGTTCTCTGATTAGACAGAGTGGTGGTGACAACGGCGACTCGCGCTGTTGACGTGCAGATGGACGGAACAGTCCAGGGGAAGCTCCGCGCCGCCGAAACGAGCGCGGGCTGAGATGGATCGCCGCCGGGGGCTATCTTTATCGGGAAGGTCAGCCCGCTGTCAGTCGACAGGTTGAGATCAAAACCTTTGACCAGAGCCGCGACCGCCGGATCGATCGTCCACGTGATTGTAAACTGCTGTCCGAACCTCAGGCTCTCGCCGCCGTTGGGGCTCACAAGGGTGGCGATCACACCAACGTCGGTGATGGTGAAATTCGCATTGCTGGCATCCTGGGCCGTCAAGTCCCCATTGTCGGTAACGATCACTCGAATGCGGCCCTGTGTGGTGCTGAAGCCGACCGGCACCTTCCATGTAAACATGCGG from Acidobacteriota bacterium encodes the following:
- a CDS encoding acyl-CoA desaturase, encoding MRSTKLVDEQPWARPWWQYSEGNGPVLFYIAAVHVLAVVGLLLFPLPGWRVLAVALAVASIGGVGTSVCYHRSLAHRSLRLNRVVENVLVFFTIFNASGEPMSWVANHRHHHAKADTVEDVSSPRHGGFWWAHIKWVYQWSGSEVSRWCPDLNQPRYKVWKKLQTPIIALSVFSGLVWGWEAFFWIGAIRLVYALHFQMFVNSLLHMTPGLPEGVDSSRNIWWLGPLQFGAWGENWHKNHHSDANAARFGRRWWQIDFGWYVISGLKALRLASDVRPTRDSLKRETSPGKMTPADAAALSNQ
- a CDS encoding RNA-binding protein, translating into MSKKIYVGNLSYQTTEADLTTLFEQVGQVDSVNVITDRDTGRSKGFAFVEMSNEDADKAITQLNGTEVNGRTLTVNEARPREERSGNRGGYGGGRSSGGGGGRGGYGGGGGGGRY
- the hemB gene encoding porphobilinogen synthase, with amino-acid sequence MNLIERPRRLRRTETLRALVRETRLSPDDLVYPLFVCEGEGVRREIGSMPGVFNFSIDELVKEVEGARGVGVRSVILFGVPDEKDAVGSQAYAEDGVVQRAIRAVKREVKGTLVIADNCLCEYTDHGHCGMIEGGEVLNDPTLDVLARTAVAQAEAGADIIAPSNMMDGFVAAIREALDDRGFEHIPIMSYAVKYASGFYGPFREAAQSAPQFGDRRGYQMDPANAREALREAELDFEQGADILMVKPALPYLDIIRAVRERFDLPVAAYQVSGEYAMIKAAARLGWIEEERVALESLTSIKRAGAGIILTYYARELAQRLG
- the kdsB gene encoding 3-deoxy-manno-octulosonate cytidylyltransferase, which translates into the protein MKGEAVAIIPARYSSTRLPGKPLLLLAGMPMIMHVVERASRARLVSRVIVATDDERILAAVRAHGGEAQMTSPALTSGTDRVAEVAAELDSEFIVNVQGDEPLIDPSTIDAAIEPLIHDSQIQISTTSEPVETVEDVFSTSVVKVVTDSRGFALYFSRSPIPYLRLGAGVTLEESLRANSNLLSNYRKHSGLYAYRAEFLQQFARMEPSPLERLEALEQLRALDNGVDIRVVPVEHRSIGVDTQQDYERVKRLIEENPS
- the infA gene encoding translation initiation factor IF-1, which translates into the protein MPKEDMIPVDGTVVECMGNTTFKVKIAEGHEVLAHLSGKMRKHYIRVLAGDRVTVELSPYDLTKGRVTFRHRS
- a CDS encoding DEAD/DEAH box helicase, which gives rise to MSLNSFSELGLCAPLADALEKQGITDPTEIQTKTIPHALAGRNIMASAETGSGKTLAFLLPIIQRLSGPGPTRALVLAPTRELALQTEANAKSYGRTAGLRTVAVVGGESLPRQIRALRTGVDILVATPGRLNDLIERGTVPLKAVEVLVLDEADRMLDMGFLPQVRRIIKHLPTKRQTMLLTATLSRDVERLAQELLANHVRVEASRVAQTVATLTQKAFAVLSHAKTPMLLALLREHSGESFLVFTQTRRCADRVARILTANKHDVVTLHSDRSQAQRNKALDSFRSGRVRVLVATDVAARGIDVDDISFVINYEVPATADDYIHRVGRTARAGRNGAALTLVSPEEESTLASIERIAGIRLERSRLMGFTDGRSEEQVRLTSEIGRLRSSSTRSFRANRASR
- a CDS encoding CTP synthase — translated: MTKFIFVTGGVVSSLGKGLAAASIGCLLEARGLKVTLQKLDPYINVDPGTMSPFQHGEVFVTDDGAETDLDLGHYERFTHAELSQANNWTTGRIYLSVINKERRGDYLGKTIQVIPHVTNEIKDAIRSVVDSTDVVIVEVGGTVGDIESLPFLESIRQLGNEVGRENALFIHLTLVPFIAASGELKSKPTQHSVKELREIGIQPDILLCRCDRPLPKDMKEKIALFCNVREEEVITAQDVPTIYEVPLMFARQGLDDMIVKKLGLQAAERDLRRWSELVETIKKPDATVSIGIVGKYVELEDSYKSLHEALVHGGIANRLGVQIRWIESEDLMDDPNWEERLRDFDAILVPGGFGRRGISGMLRAINYARREQTPYFGICLGMQCATIEFARNVCGLEGADSTEFDDDGPHPVIFKLRDLIGVEVMGGTMRLGAYPCNLQPGSLAERIYKASEISERHRHRYEFNPRYEDELGGNGLVFSGKSPDGKFIEIIEIPDHPWFLGCQFHPEFKSKPLNPHPLFVSFVRAAYEHRVRDEATGDRAGTGAPREEHEWKIGASSD